Part of the Aureitalea marina genome, GACGGCCTACAAGAGGAGATTCAGGCCAGCTATGACCAATTAATGGCTTCCATTAACAAAGCCAAAGAGCGGGAACTGGTAAAGAAAAAGGCTGAAATCACTTCTCTGTTGTCGGATGAGATCTTAAAGCGCTATTTTTACAGGGAAGGGTTGTACTCTTATCAGATCGATCACAACCCTGAAATCCTTGAAGCCGTAGCTGTATTGAATGATGCGGCTCGATACAAAGGAATTTTGGAATAAGCCCAAGCATCTAACTCATGAACGCTATCCTGGACTTCTTCGAGCAAATGCCTGTCTGGATGAAAGCGGGTTGGGTGATTTTCTGCATTACCTTATTTTGGATACTGGAAGGCAACTATAGCCTTTTTACAAAACCCTACCGCAAGTGGCGACACGCCCGGACAAATCTGATCCTGCTTATTTTCGTGCTGCTTATCAATACGGTTTTCGGATTAGCTACAGCAGGAATTTTTAGCTGGCTTGGCGACAATAACTTCGGCCTGCTCAATCTGGTCGATTGGCCAGTTGCAGCGGAATTGATTCTCGCTATATTGGTTCTGGACCTCATTGCTCAATACGGTGTCCACTACCTTTTGCATCAGGTGCCCTGGATGTGGCGATTGCATTTAGTGCATCATAGCGACAAGCACGTAGATGCGACCTCCGGAACACGCCACCATCCCTTTGATTTTCTTATTCGAGAGATCTTTGCTCTTATTGCCGTGGTGATCACGGGCATGCCGATCTCTTTTTATTTCTTTTATCGGATACTGACTATTTTCTTTACTTATTGGACACATGCCAACCTCCGTCTTCCCCTAAAATTAGATAAGGGCTTGAGCTGGGTTTTCGTCACGCCCAATATGCATAAGTTCCACCATCATTATCAGCTCCCTTGGACAGATAGCAACTACGGAAATATGTTCGCGATCTGGGACCGATTATTTGGAACCTTTGTCTATGGAAACCCTCAGGAGATACAGTACGGAGTAGACATTGCCGATCATCGGCCGGATGAAGACCTGGCCGTACAATTGAAATTACCCTTTGATTCCGGCGTAAAATCCAAAGGATCTCGTTCATGAGTCAAAACAGCAGTCTTTCTCCTGAGAACCGCAGAATAGACTTGCTGGATATTTATCGCGGCTTTGCCATCTTTGGCATTTTCGTGGTCAATATTGAGATCATGAATTGTATCCCGCTCAATCAGGACGGTTTTTACACCAACTTCCAGGATTTTTGGAATCAATTTGCTGACGAAATCAGGAGGCTGTTCTTCTATTCCAAGTTCTTTCCCATCTTCTCCTTGTTGTTTGGCCTTGGAATTGCTATGCAGATCCAGAAACGCAAACATCTGACCAGACCTTATCGTGGATTCATCCATTGGAGAATGTTCACTTTATTGCTCATCGGAATAGGACACATCTTATTCCTGTGGTCCGGGGATGTGGTACATATGTATGCCATAATTGGCTTTTTTATTCCATTTATCCACCGTTTTTCCATGGGAAGCCTGTTAATAGCGTCGGGAATAATTCTTTTAGGATTTACTGAGCTCGGTTCGTGGATTCTCTCTGCTTTGTTAAACCTGTTATCGGCTATTGGGTCTGATCCCATCGCTAATTTTGAAAGACTTTATCCGGTGGATATCATTCCTTCTGTAATTGGTGAAGGGACTTATATGGAAGGGGTGCGCTTTAGGTTCTATGAATACCTTTTTAACCTGCCCCTGGCTTATTCTTACTTCTTTCCTTTGGCTTTGTCTATGATAGTCCTAGGGGTAGCGATCGGCAAGAGCAGTTTTCTTCGAAATCCCCAGCGTTTTATCGATGGTATCAAAATACCGGTGCTACTGATTACTATTATCAGTAATCTGTATCGATTGTTCTTTCTATATGTGGTTTTGGATCAGGGCTGGCACCACACCGATCAATGGGGCCTTTTCTCTTGTGGTTGATGCCGGTTTGCGATGTATTAATGGGGCTTTTCTACCTATGGTTTATTGGTTGGATCTATCGCTTTGTATTGATC contains:
- a CDS encoding sterol desaturase family protein, which translates into the protein MNAILDFFEQMPVWMKAGWVIFCITLFWILEGNYSLFTKPYRKWRHARTNLILLIFVLLINTVFGLATAGIFSWLGDNNFGLLNLVDWPVAAELILAILVLDLIAQYGVHYLLHQVPWMWRLHLVHHSDKHVDATSGTRHHPFDFLIREIFALIAVVITGMPISFYFFYRILTIFFTYWTHANLRLPLKLDKGLSWVFVTPNMHKFHHHYQLPWTDSNYGNMFAIWDRLFGTFVYGNPQEIQYGVDIADHRPDEDLAVQLKLPFDSGVKSKGSRS
- a CDS encoding DUF418 domain-containing protein produces the protein MSQNSSLSPENRRIDLLDIYRGFAIFGIFVVNIEIMNCIPLNQDGFYTNFQDFWNQFADEIRRLFFYSKFFPIFSLLFGLGIAMQIQKRKHLTRPYRGFIHWRMFTLLLIGIGHILFLWSGDVVHMYAIIGFFIPFIHRFSMGSLLIASGIILLGFTELGSWILSALLNLLSAIGSDPIANFERLYPVDIIPSVIGEGTYMEGVRFRFYEYLFNLPLAYSYFFPLALSMIVLGVAIGKSSFLRNPQRFIDGIKIPVLLITIISNLYRLFFLYVVLDQGWHHTDQWGLFSCG